Proteins co-encoded in one Aquincola tertiaricarbonis genomic window:
- a CDS encoding transglycosylase SLT domain-containing protein — protein MKHTAPFLLRCLAAATLLGAATWAQAVLAEPAPAAGSEAEMVSMLRSDAQRYETGSGTSRDPAFAAVLYCRAAKLGDAESQYHLGWMYANGRGVERQDGWAAWFFEAAAAQGIPQAPNMLRLLGGVAAVQPDCLKDPVAPAPDPVAVAAAEAAAASAAAMEKLKATSPKPIVEMVMKMAPEYDVNPGLALAIIKAESNFDAQALSPKNAMGLMQLIPETAERFRVKNAFDPKQNIRGGLAYLRWLLAYFEGDVSLVAAAYNAGEGTVERYQGVPPYSETRAYVKRVLGFVGALAHPFDARVTQPSPRLQKTRTASQP, from the coding sequence GTGAAGCACACCGCCCCCTTCCTGCTGCGCTGCCTGGCTGCCGCCACCCTGCTGGGCGCGGCGACCTGGGCGCAGGCCGTGTTGGCCGAGCCCGCACCGGCCGCCGGCAGCGAGGCGGAGATGGTCAGCATGCTGCGCAGCGACGCGCAGCGCTACGAAACCGGCAGTGGCACGTCGCGCGACCCTGCCTTTGCGGCCGTGCTGTACTGCCGCGCCGCCAAGCTGGGCGATGCCGAATCGCAATACCACCTGGGCTGGATGTATGCCAACGGCCGCGGCGTCGAGCGCCAAGACGGCTGGGCCGCCTGGTTCTTCGAGGCGGCGGCCGCACAGGGCATTCCGCAGGCGCCCAACATGCTGCGGCTGCTGGGCGGCGTGGCCGCGGTGCAGCCCGATTGTCTGAAGGACCCGGTGGCGCCTGCGCCCGATCCGGTGGCGGTGGCCGCCGCCGAAGCCGCAGCCGCCTCGGCCGCCGCGATGGAAAAGCTCAAGGCCACGTCGCCCAAGCCCATCGTCGAGATGGTGATGAAGATGGCGCCCGAGTACGACGTCAACCCCGGCCTGGCGCTGGCCATCATCAAGGCCGAATCCAACTTCGACGCGCAGGCCCTGTCGCCCAAGAACGCGATGGGCCTGATGCAGCTGATCCCCGAGACGGCGGAGCGCTTTCGCGTCAAGAACGCGTTCGACCCCAAGCAGAACATCCGCGGCGGCCTAGCCTACCTGCGCTGGCTGCTGGCCTATTTCGAGGGCGACGTGAGCCTGGTGGCCGCCGCCTACAACGCCGGTGAAGGCACCGTGGAGCGCTACCAGGGCGTGCCGCCCTACAGCGAGACCCGCGCCTACGTGAAGCGTGTGCTGGGCTTCGTCGGCGCGCTGGCGCATCCGTTCGACGCACGGGTCACGCAGCCCTCGCCGCGTCTGCAGAAGACGCGCACCGCCTCGCAGCCCTGA
- a CDS encoding amino acid ABC transporter substrate-binding protein, with protein MRTSHRLAFAFATTAALCGMAGAQTPPTLDKIKASGTMTVAYRESSIPFSYLGGDTQPVGFGWEICQRVVAEVKKATGRADLKVNHQAVTSQNRIPLLANGTIDIECGSTTNNSDRAKQVSFAINYFYTGTRFLVKADSGIKSIADLKGKKVVSTTGTTNYQLLRKLNTEQNLGFELLAAKDHAESALMVQSGRADAFGMDDILLYGLRAGAQNPAELAVVGDALQVEPYAIMVRKDDAAFKKLVDDTLAGLMKSGEFETLYKKWFQSAIPPKGINLAAPMSKELADNLKNLSDKPAL; from the coding sequence ATGCGCACCTCGCACCGACTGGCCTTTGCCTTCGCCACCACCGCCGCGCTGTGCGGCATGGCCGGCGCGCAGACGCCGCCCACGCTCGACAAGATCAAGGCCAGCGGCACGATGACCGTGGCCTACCGCGAGTCGTCGATCCCGTTCTCGTACCTGGGCGGCGACACACAGCCGGTGGGCTTCGGCTGGGAAATCTGCCAGCGCGTGGTGGCCGAGGTGAAGAAGGCCACCGGCCGCGCCGACCTGAAGGTGAACCACCAGGCCGTGACCTCGCAGAACCGCATCCCGCTGCTGGCCAACGGCACCATCGACATCGAGTGCGGCTCCACCACCAACAACAGCGACCGCGCCAAGCAGGTGTCGTTCGCGATCAACTACTTCTACACCGGCACCCGCTTCCTGGTGAAGGCCGACTCGGGCATCAAGTCCATCGCCGACCTGAAGGGCAAGAAAGTGGTGTCCACCACCGGCACCACCAACTACCAGTTGCTGCGCAAGCTCAACACCGAGCAGAACCTGGGCTTCGAGCTGCTGGCCGCCAAGGACCACGCCGAATCGGCGCTGATGGTGCAGAGCGGCCGCGCCGATGCCTTCGGCATGGACGACATCCTGCTGTACGGCCTGCGCGCCGGTGCGCAGAACCCGGCCGAGCTGGCCGTGGTGGGCGATGCGCTGCAGGTGGAGCCCTACGCCATCATGGTGCGCAAGGACGACGCGGCCTTCAAGAAGCTGGTCGACGACACCCTGGCCGGCCTGATGAAGAGCGGCGAGTTCGAGACGCTGTACAAGAAGTGGTTCCAATCGGCCATTCCGCCCAAGGGCATCAACCTGGCGGCGCCGATGAGCAAGGAGCTGGCCGACAACCTGAAGAACCTGTCGGACAAGCCGGCGCTGTAA
- a CDS encoding aspartate/glutamate racemase family protein translates to MSEGLGVVGVLGGMGPLATIDFMRKMIEATPAASDQEHVPVVVSSIPQVADRTAAFRGEGDSPLAAMVASGRRLVDAGAGLVVMPCNTAHLWWDALAPALGLPMLHLVDAALAEGVERFGAGARLGLLATDATIASGLYPNRTPAGSGLQWLLPTAAEMLQGVMPGIAAVKAGDLTAARGLLLPVAEALARRGAQALVLGCTEIPLVITAAGAPLPVIDATQALARRAVAWSLAQRSAVPA, encoded by the coding sequence ATGAGCGAAGGCCTGGGCGTGGTCGGGGTGCTGGGCGGCATGGGTCCGCTGGCCACCATCGACTTCATGCGCAAGATGATCGAGGCCACGCCGGCCGCTTCCGACCAGGAGCATGTGCCGGTGGTGGTGAGCTCCATCCCGCAGGTGGCCGACCGCACCGCCGCCTTCCGCGGCGAGGGTGATTCGCCGCTGGCCGCCATGGTGGCCAGCGGCCGCCGCCTGGTGGACGCAGGCGCCGGCCTCGTCGTCATGCCCTGCAACACCGCCCACCTGTGGTGGGACGCGCTGGCGCCCGCCCTGGGCCTGCCGATGCTGCACCTGGTGGACGCGGCGCTGGCCGAAGGCGTGGAGCGCTTCGGCGCCGGCGCCCGGCTGGGCCTGCTGGCCACCGATGCGACCATCGCCTCGGGCCTGTACCCCAACCGCACGCCGGCGGGCAGCGGCCTGCAGTGGCTGTTGCCCACCGCGGCGGAAATGCTGCAGGGCGTGATGCCCGGCATCGCCGCCGTCAAGGCCGGCGACCTGACGGCCGCGCGCGGCCTGCTGCTGCCAGTGGCCGAGGCGCTGGCCCGGCGTGGTGCCCAGGCCCTGGTGCTGGGCTGCACCGAGATCCCGCTGGTGATAACCGCCGCCGGTGCGCCGCTGCCGGTGATCGACGCGACGCAAGCGCTGGCGCGCCGCGCCGTGGCCTGGTCGCTGGCGCAACGCAGCGCCGTGCCCGCCTGA
- a CDS encoding FAD-dependent oxidoreductase: protein MKTHTAPAGQRHACVIGAGIVGAATAQALAERGWRVTLVDAQPQAGRGESLGNGAQLSYSYVEPLATPDALKNLPKWLLSPTSPLRWRPQPRLGHARWLSEFIAACQWPTVRRTSEQLLALAAESRHTLHRWLAAQPGRAEATRHTRPGKLVIYRKPEALAGVQRQIDWQRAWGCEQAIVGADEVKRLEPALAATGGGPIAFGVWTASEEVIDAARLAVLLAESSGATLRLGQRVTALQRDAAGRVVACLLAPADAAAGQAAERLEADAFVLAAGPATLQLLRPLGGRPPIEPIKGYSVSLPIVDDGAAPRVSITDNGRKLVHARLGDRLRVAGFAELIGMNRELPPRRIEALCQAVRETFPGACRFDDVQPWTGLRPATPSGRPQVGPTRWPGLWLNAGHGALGLTLACGSASLLADLMAGETPPLNPEPFRVTA, encoded by the coding sequence ATGAAAACCCACACCGCCCCGGCGGGGCAGCGCCATGCCTGCGTGATCGGCGCCGGCATCGTCGGCGCCGCCACCGCGCAGGCACTGGCCGAACGCGGCTGGCGCGTCACGCTGGTGGATGCGCAGCCGCAAGCCGGCCGCGGCGAAAGCCTGGGCAACGGCGCCCAGCTGAGCTACAGCTACGTGGAACCACTGGCCACGCCCGATGCGTTGAAGAACCTGCCCAAGTGGCTGTTGTCGCCCACCAGCCCGCTGCGCTGGCGGCCGCAGCCGCGCCTGGGCCATGCGCGCTGGTTGAGCGAGTTCATCGCCGCCTGCCAGTGGCCCACGGTGCGCCGCACCAGCGAGCAACTGCTGGCGCTGGCCGCCGAAAGCCGGCACACCTTGCACCGCTGGCTGGCCGCGCAGCCCGGCCGGGCCGAAGCCACCCGCCACACCCGGCCGGGCAAGCTGGTGATCTACCGCAAGCCCGAGGCGCTGGCCGGCGTGCAGCGGCAGATCGACTGGCAGCGCGCCTGGGGCTGCGAGCAGGCCATCGTCGGCGCTGACGAGGTGAAGCGGCTGGAACCCGCGCTGGCCGCCACCGGTGGCGGGCCCATCGCCTTCGGGGTGTGGACCGCAAGCGAAGAGGTGATCGACGCCGCCCGCCTGGCGGTGCTGCTGGCCGAGAGCAGCGGCGCCACGCTGCGTCTGGGTCAGAGGGTGACGGCGCTGCAGCGGGACGCCGCCGGGCGCGTGGTGGCCTGCCTGCTGGCACCTGCCGATGCCGCCGCCGGCCAGGCCGCCGAACGGCTGGAGGCCGATGCCTTCGTGCTGGCCGCCGGGCCGGCCACGCTGCAGCTGCTGCGCCCGCTGGGCGGCCGGCCGCCGATCGAGCCGATCAAGGGCTACAGCGTCTCGCTGCCCATCGTGGACGACGGCGCGGCGCCGCGCGTCAGCATCACCGACAACGGCCGCAAGCTGGTGCATGCACGCCTCGGTGACCGGCTGCGCGTGGCCGGCTTCGCCGAGCTGATCGGCATGAACCGTGAGCTGCCACCCCGCCGCATCGAGGCGCTGTGCCAGGCAGTGCGCGAGACCTTTCCCGGCGCCTGCCGCTTTGACGACGTGCAACCCTGGACCGGCCTGCGCCCCGCCACCCCCAGCGGCCGCCCGCAGGTGGGCCCCACCCGCTGGCCCGGCCTGTGGCTGAACGCCGGCCACGGCGCGCTGGGCCTGACGCTCGCCTGCGGCAGTGCCAGCCTGCTGGCCGATTTGATGGCCGGCGAGACGCCGCCACTGAATCCTGAACCCTTTCGCGTGACGGCCTGA
- a CDS encoding LysR family transcriptional regulator, producing MKLKHIEVFNAIMLTGSASAAARLLHVTQPAVTQALQHAELQLGYALFTRQRNRLVPTREAQSLYPEVQRLMSQLESVRRIASALGSGEDSELRILIVPSLAVHVLPAALKRFKRRHPQRPVSIQTLHTREIARAIALQEGDVGIVYGNVSHPALHEERVAVGRLVCVTPQGERADRRTTVALEDVVRTPFIRIDERDPVGAMLADQWTRMGHTPAAGITVQTHHIAMLLAEQGFGPAIIDSFTAHDSRSRSLHVRTLLPEVPVEVRALLPQGLRSPQPVADFIEAFGAAAAAAA from the coding sequence CGCGGCGGCGCGGCTGCTGCATGTCACGCAGCCGGCCGTCACCCAGGCGCTGCAGCATGCCGAACTGCAGCTGGGCTATGCGCTCTTCACCCGCCAGCGCAACCGGCTGGTGCCCACGCGCGAGGCGCAGTCGCTCTACCCCGAGGTGCAGCGCTTGATGTCGCAGCTGGAATCGGTGCGGCGCATCGCCAGCGCGCTCGGCAGCGGCGAGGACAGCGAGCTGCGCATCCTCATCGTGCCTTCGCTAGCGGTGCATGTGCTGCCCGCCGCGCTCAAGCGCTTCAAGCGCCGGCATCCGCAGCGACCGGTGTCCATCCAGACGCTGCACACCCGCGAGATCGCCCGCGCCATCGCGCTGCAGGAGGGTGACGTGGGCATCGTCTACGGCAACGTCTCGCACCCCGCGCTGCATGAAGAGCGGGTGGCCGTGGGCCGGCTGGTGTGCGTCACGCCGCAGGGCGAACGGGCCGACCGCCGCACCACGGTGGCGCTGGAAGACGTGGTGCGCACGCCCTTCATCCGCATCGACGAACGCGACCCGGTGGGCGCGATGCTGGCCGACCAGTGGACCCGGATGGGCCACACGCCGGCCGCCGGCATCACGGTGCAGACCCACCACATCGCGATGCTGCTGGCCGAGCAGGGCTTCGGCCCGGCCATCATCGATTCGTTCACCGCGCACGACAGCCGCAGCCGCAGCCTGCATGTGCGCACGCTGCTGCCCGAGGTGCCGGTGGAGGTGCGCGCGCTGCTGCCGCAGGGTCTGCGCTCGCCGCAGCCGGTGGCGGATTTCATCGAGGCGTTCGGGGCCGCGGCAGCCGCAGCAGCTTGA